One window from the genome of Amycolatopsis sp. NBC_01480 encodes:
- the cas3 gene encoding CRISPR-associated helicase Cas3' produces MPVSVSAAGRSVWAKSVDEGGGWLPLWQHLDDAAGVADALFGGWLAPSVVRLLAADFGGDVEQARAAVRFLAGLHDLGKATPAFAVQCTLLAQRMCDYGLYMPLSKGALPERHAAHHSVAGHHLLVRWLVRQGWSRSAARTWGVVLGGHHGVPPDADAERAATPVGVPWLYGEGRWTTVQVELAEWMTSHSGADRYLESWQAVELTTQFQVLATAVVIVSDWIASNSDLLPFHDDPLPALADSSERVRRALATLRLPPPWRPQMPDTEALFATRFRLPAGAVARPVQTAACEVAQSMPEPGLLIVEAAMGEGKTEAALAAAEILAARWGAGGVLVALPTQATSDAMFDRVVAWLDAMSAAEEKVGGSIMLGHGRARFNRLFQGLVRAGRLAEIGCDDAPGDGAHAVAAHGWLSGRKKALLANFAVVTIDQVLFAGLKARHLMLRHLALAGKVVVIDEIHAYDAYMNSYLTKVLSWLGAYRVPVVALSATLPAAQRQALVQAYRAGQAPDSPADLSCLDGDIGYPVLTWTAGASVSSRVARPSGRSTDVRVETFAGGLDDLDELTELLRERLSDGGTALVVRNTVRRVLDTADRLEAEFPGEVTVTHARFIAADRMRKDKALLDRFGPPDRAIGRPHRHIVVASQVVEQSLDVDFDLLITDLAPLDLVLQRIGRLHRHQRGENQSDRPAPLQVARVFVTGADFTQDPPELEQAAQRYVYGAHTLLRAAAVLRERFGTGIRLPDEIAPLVQRAYMAEPVGPDQWQDAMNAARQLAQDRAARRESRAETFQIANPGPPGKAISGWVSAGVGEVDDTQEGRGQVRDGAPSLEVLVVCDNGSGDWHTPGWLADGYGRLSIPRATTPPETVAEAMASCVLRLPLTFSNAEAEEQLWQATPPAWEDSPLIYRQPALIVDRDGYGQITDRRVRYTPERGLEVFNRAN; encoded by the coding sequence GTGCCGGTTTCGGTGAGTGCGGCTGGGCGGTCGGTCTGGGCGAAGTCGGTGGATGAGGGTGGCGGCTGGTTGCCGTTGTGGCAGCACCTGGACGACGCAGCTGGGGTTGCGGATGCGTTGTTCGGGGGTTGGCTGGCGCCGAGCGTGGTCCGGTTGCTTGCCGCGGATTTTGGTGGTGATGTCGAGCAGGCACGGGCAGCGGTCCGATTCTTGGCCGGCTTGCACGATCTGGGTAAGGCGACACCGGCGTTCGCCGTGCAGTGCACGCTGCTTGCGCAGCGGATGTGTGACTACGGCCTGTACATGCCGTTGAGTAAAGGGGCCTTGCCTGAGCGGCATGCAGCTCACCATTCGGTTGCCGGTCATCATCTGCTGGTTCGCTGGTTGGTGAGGCAAGGGTGGTCGAGGTCTGCGGCCCGGACGTGGGGTGTGGTGCTGGGCGGTCATCACGGAGTTCCGCCGGATGCCGATGCGGAGCGGGCGGCGACGCCGGTGGGTGTGCCGTGGTTGTACGGCGAGGGCCGCTGGACGACTGTGCAGGTCGAGTTGGCCGAATGGATGACGAGCCATTCCGGCGCGGACCGGTATTTAGAGTCCTGGCAGGCCGTCGAGTTGACGACGCAGTTTCAGGTGCTGGCCACAGCCGTGGTGATCGTGTCGGACTGGATCGCGAGCAACAGTGACCTGCTGCCGTTCCATGATGATCCGTTGCCGGCGCTGGCGGATTCTTCGGAGCGGGTTCGGCGGGCGCTGGCGACGTTGCGCCTTCCGCCGCCGTGGCGGCCGCAGATGCCGGACACGGAGGCGTTGTTCGCGACGCGGTTTCGGCTGCCGGCTGGGGCGGTGGCACGGCCGGTGCAGACCGCGGCGTGCGAGGTGGCGCAGAGCATGCCCGAGCCGGGCCTGCTGATCGTCGAGGCGGCGATGGGCGAGGGCAAGACCGAGGCCGCGTTGGCGGCGGCGGAGATTTTGGCCGCCAGGTGGGGCGCGGGCGGGGTGTTGGTGGCGTTGCCGACACAGGCGACCAGCGATGCGATGTTCGACCGGGTCGTTGCGTGGCTGGACGCGATGTCCGCGGCGGAGGAGAAGGTCGGTGGTTCGATCATGCTGGGGCATGGTCGAGCGCGGTTCAACCGATTGTTCCAGGGCTTGGTGCGGGCGGGTCGGCTGGCGGAGATCGGGTGTGATGATGCGCCGGGTGATGGCGCGCATGCCGTAGCGGCGCATGGCTGGTTGTCGGGGCGGAAGAAGGCACTGCTGGCCAATTTCGCCGTGGTGACGATCGATCAGGTGTTGTTCGCGGGGCTGAAGGCGCGGCACCTGATGCTGCGGCACCTGGCACTGGCGGGCAAGGTCGTGGTGATCGACGAAATCCATGCCTACGACGCGTACATGAATTCGTATCTGACCAAGGTGCTCAGCTGGCTCGGGGCCTATCGGGTTCCGGTGGTCGCGTTGTCGGCGACGTTGCCCGCGGCGCAGCGCCAGGCGTTGGTGCAGGCGTACAGGGCAGGCCAGGCCCCGGACAGTCCCGCGGATCTGAGCTGTCTGGATGGTGACATCGGCTATCCGGTGCTGACCTGGACCGCGGGTGCGTCGGTGTCGTCGCGGGTTGCTCGACCGTCTGGCCGGTCGACCGACGTGCGGGTCGAGACCTTCGCCGGCGGACTCGACGATCTGGATGAACTCACAGAATTGTTGCGCGAGCGGCTGTCCGACGGCGGAACGGCGTTGGTGGTGCGTAACACCGTGCGGCGAGTCCTGGACACGGCCGACCGTCTGGAGGCGGAGTTCCCGGGCGAGGTGACGGTGACGCATGCCCGGTTCATCGCCGCGGACCGGATGCGCAAGGACAAAGCGCTGCTGGACCGTTTCGGCCCGCCGGACCGCGCGATCGGCCGGCCACACCGGCACATCGTCGTCGCGTCGCAGGTAGTGGAGCAGTCCCTGGACGTCGATTTCGACCTGCTGATCACTGATCTCGCTCCGCTTGACCTGGTCCTGCAACGAATTGGGCGGCTGCACCGACACCAGCGCGGGGAAAACCAGTCCGATCGGCCGGCTCCGCTGCAGGTGGCTCGGGTGTTCGTGACGGGTGCGGACTTCACCCAGGATCCGCCGGAATTGGAGCAGGCAGCTCAGCGGTACGTCTATGGCGCGCACACCCTGCTGCGCGCCGCCGCTGTGCTGCGAGAACGGTTCGGTACGGGCATCCGGCTTCCCGACGAGATCGCGCCCCTCGTCCAGCGCGCCTACATGGCCGAACCCGTGGGCCCCGACCAATGGCAGGACGCGATGAACGCCGCCCGGCAGCTGGCGCAGGACCGCGCGGCGCGACGCGAGAGCAGAGCGGAAACCTTCCAGATCGCGAACCCGGGCCCGCCGGGCAAGGCGATCAGCGGCTGGGTCTCGGCCGGGGTGGGCGAAGTCGACGACACGCAGGAAGGCCGCGGGCAAGTGCGGGACGGGGCGCCGAGCCTGGAAGTCCTGGTGGTCTGCGACAACGGATCGGGCGACTGGCATACCCCGGGCTGGCTCGCGGACGGATACGGCCGGCTGTCGATTCCCCGGGCAACAACCCCGCCGGAGACGGTTGCGGAGGCGATGGCGTCGTGCGTGCTGCGGCTGCCGCTGACCTTCAGCAATGCCGAGGCCGAGGAGCAGTTGTGGCAGGCTACCCCGCCGGCCTGGGAGGACTCGCCGCTGATCTACCGCCAGCCCGCGCTGATCGTCGACCGCGACGGATACGGCCAGATCACCGACCGCCGGGTCCGCTACACCCCGGAACGAGGACTGGAAGTGTTCAACCGTGCCAACTAA
- a CDS encoding SMI1/KNR4 family protein — protein MIQPRARHSIEELAKAAHWAGGIKKGRGWDVVEREIGITLPDDYKEMMSIFPSGFFRNAVSFNNPIDERTDFEKFVREDVRNTIEVIGDRDLDYLEDTDYRLFPEPGGLLPWGNDMQGGMFCWLTKPDDPNQWPVAYYSQDLLEWSEHNGGTIEVIWEILTHVGDDNILHRRLDHELPIFRVPSTYMGNDEWLPHAEYR, from the coding sequence ATGATTCAACCACGCGCAAGACACTCGATCGAAGAACTCGCCAAAGCTGCGCACTGGGCCGGCGGGATCAAGAAGGGTAGAGGCTGGGATGTTGTCGAACGGGAAATTGGTATCACGCTGCCGGACGACTACAAAGAAATGATGTCCATTTTCCCGTCAGGTTTTTTTCGAAACGCTGTAAGTTTTAATAATCCGATCGATGAACGAACTGATTTCGAGAAATTCGTGAGGGAGGACGTTCGAAACACGATCGAAGTTATCGGCGACAGAGACCTGGATTACCTGGAGGACACGGACTACCGGTTGTTTCCGGAACCCGGTGGGCTTCTGCCGTGGGGTAATGATATGCAGGGGGGCATGTTCTGCTGGCTGACTAAGCCGGACGACCCGAACCAGTGGCCGGTGGCCTACTACAGCCAGGACTTGCTCGAATGGTCGGAACACAATGGCGGGACCATCGAGGTGATCTGGGAAATTCTCACGCACGTCGGCGACGACAACATTCTTCACCGTCGCCTCGACCACGAACTCCCGATCTTTCGGGTACCGTCAACCTACATGGGTAACGACGAGTGGCTCCCCCACGCGGAGTACCGCTAG